One Candidatus Acidiferrales bacterium genomic region harbors:
- a CDS encoding YCF48-related protein has translation MKIAVTFSHEDGTSKKSSYTFACIGVIAILLSLCAVAVASPVSTEKLASKLHWRSVGPYIGGRVVTVTGVPGNADLFYMGTVGGGIWKSTDYGLTWKNISDGTLPSSSPSVGAIAVAPSNPNVLYAGMGESDIRNTMIPGDGIFKSADAGKTWSYMGLRDTHTISNIVIDPKNPDIVYASSMGHVFVADPNRGVFKSTDGGKTWNKILFVDDKTGAINLVMEPNDPNVLYAAMWQAQRTPYSLSSGGPGSGLYKTTDGGAHWTNITRSEGLPQGVLGRIGVSVAAANPSVVYAIMQAKEGGVFRSEDGGKSWKRVNNEMKLRQRAFYYMSIFCDPKNVNTVYVPEVDALWVSRDGGKTFQKLRTPHGDNHVVWINPQNTNILLEGNDGGATVSTDGGKTWSTEHNQPTGQFYHVNLDDQFPYHIYGAQQDEGSFAGPSADADGSIPLGTWQRVAYGESTYSVPQPGDPNITYGSGYYSIFLRYNLETGQYQSVSPWPNYQEGAASNELKYRFGWTHPILFSPSNPKELLIGAQCVLKSDDLGQTWHEISPDLTRNEAITEAPSGGPIDLDHSSAEVYPGISALAVSPRDDNVIWAGSDDGLVHITTDGGQNWQEVNPSDLPAHSWINSIQPSYADAGTAYLAARRYMWDDFKPYVFKTEDYGKHWKSITDGLAGDTYVFDLRQDPNDPDLLLLGTKKTIDVSFDAGAHWQPLALNLPIVQVRDIAFNAQQNQAVIATHGRSFWVLDNLSFLEQLTKHPSVDSHDAHVFAPQETWLTHAYGGGNPDFTPNDAGQNPPFGATIFFNIPADYDGKTPVKIEFSDAQGQLVRSFDLHLKRGKQPTAEEMRAMTPVQQKHEEEVRLTSIEPGMNRFQWDLRYAEATEVKGFEPPVAAGGLDDTVNGPLVVPGTYTVAVDYGGKQSKANLTVALDPRLKASPDDLAARLALQMKIHVALDTLNQKINKAIAVRDKLVASGRASAAADLDREIGDLVQLQIKSSEGSLLHETMLRSHLAYLAADIDLSYTRPTAAQYAVFDQLDQEAKAGEQKLDAAIAAAK, from the coding sequence ATGAAAATTGCCGTCACTTTTTCGCACGAGGATGGGACTAGCAAGAAGTCTTCTTATACGTTTGCCTGCATTGGCGTGATCGCAATTCTGCTGAGTTTGTGCGCAGTCGCAGTTGCGAGTCCTGTTTCCACGGAAAAACTTGCGAGCAAGCTTCACTGGAGAAGCGTTGGGCCGTACATTGGCGGCCGCGTTGTGACTGTGACCGGCGTTCCGGGAAACGCGGACCTTTTCTACATGGGCACCGTGGGCGGCGGAATTTGGAAAAGCACGGATTATGGCCTGACATGGAAAAACATCTCTGACGGCACGCTGCCGAGCTCGAGCCCGAGCGTTGGCGCGATTGCTGTGGCTCCCTCCAACCCCAATGTTCTTTACGCAGGAATGGGGGAAAGCGATATTCGCAACACCATGATTCCCGGCGACGGAATTTTCAAGTCCGCGGATGCCGGCAAAACGTGGAGCTACATGGGACTTCGCGACACGCACACCATCAGCAACATCGTCATAGATCCGAAGAATCCCGATATTGTCTATGCGTCATCGATGGGCCATGTTTTCGTCGCGGATCCAAACCGCGGAGTGTTCAAGTCTACGGATGGCGGGAAGACGTGGAACAAAATTTTGTTCGTGGACGACAAAACGGGCGCGATCAACCTCGTTATGGAACCAAACGATCCGAATGTGCTCTACGCCGCGATGTGGCAGGCGCAGCGTACCCCTTATTCGCTTTCAAGTGGCGGACCAGGAAGCGGTCTCTATAAGACGACGGACGGCGGCGCGCATTGGACAAACATTACCCGCAGCGAAGGTTTACCACAGGGAGTGCTCGGGCGCATTGGAGTAAGCGTGGCGGCCGCGAATCCCAGCGTCGTTTACGCGATTATGCAAGCAAAAGAGGGCGGCGTTTTTCGCTCCGAAGACGGCGGCAAAAGCTGGAAGCGCGTGAATAACGAAATGAAATTGCGCCAGCGGGCGTTCTACTACATGAGCATTTTCTGTGACCCGAAGAACGTCAACACGGTGTACGTGCCGGAGGTAGACGCTCTGTGGGTTTCAAGAGACGGTGGAAAAACATTCCAGAAACTCCGAACCCCACATGGTGATAACCACGTTGTCTGGATCAACCCACAAAACACAAACATTCTTTTGGAAGGAAATGACGGAGGAGCGACCGTTTCGACGGATGGCGGCAAAACATGGAGCACGGAGCACAACCAGCCCACGGGCCAGTTCTATCACGTAAATCTCGATGATCAGTTCCCTTATCACATTTACGGCGCGCAACAGGATGAAGGCTCGTTCGCAGGCCCGAGCGCGGACGCAGACGGTTCGATTCCGCTGGGAACGTGGCAGCGCGTGGCCTACGGCGAAAGCACGTATTCCGTACCGCAGCCCGGCGATCCTAACATTACTTACGGCAGCGGTTACTACAGCATCTTCCTCCGATACAATCTTGAGACTGGCCAGTATCAAAGCGTCAGCCCATGGCCGAATTATCAGGAAGGCGCTGCCTCCAACGAACTGAAATACCGCTTCGGCTGGACGCATCCGATCCTCTTTTCACCTTCGAATCCTAAGGAGCTGTTGATTGGCGCGCAGTGCGTCCTGAAAAGCGATGACCTCGGCCAGACCTGGCACGAAATCAGTCCGGACCTCACGCGCAACGAAGCGATTACCGAGGCGCCCAGCGGCGGCCCCATTGACCTCGACCACTCGAGTGCGGAAGTTTACCCGGGAATTTCGGCGCTGGCCGTTTCGCCGCGCGATGACAACGTAATCTGGGCAGGATCGGATGACGGCCTAGTTCATATCACCACCGACGGCGGGCAAAATTGGCAAGAAGTGAATCCTTCAGACCTGCCCGCGCATTCGTGGATTAATTCGATTCAACCTTCCTATGCAGATGCAGGAACCGCCTATCTGGCAGCGCGGCGCTATATGTGGGATGACTTCAAGCCGTACGTCTTCAAGACGGAGGATTACGGGAAGCACTGGAAGTCCATCACGGACGGACTTGCCGGCGATACTTACGTTTTCGATCTTCGCCAAGACCCCAACGATCCCGACCTCCTGCTGCTCGGCACAAAGAAAACCATCGACGTCAGCTTCGACGCCGGCGCTCACTGGCAGCCGCTTGCCCTCAATTTGCCGATCGTGCAAGTCCGCGACATCGCCTTCAACGCGCAGCAGAACCAGGCGGTGATAGCCACGCATGGCCGCTCGTTCTGGGTGCTCGACAATTTATCGTTTCTCGAACAGTTGACGAAGCACCCATCAGTGGATTCCCATGACGCGCACGTTTTTGCGCCGCAGGAAACCTGGCTGACTCACGCCTATGGCGGCGGAAACCCTGATTTCACACCGAATGATGCTGGCCAAAACCCTCCGTTCGGCGCCACGATTTTTTTCAATATTCCGGCGGACTACGACGGCAAAACGCCTGTGAAGATCGAATTTAGCGATGCACAGGGACAACTGGTTCGCAGCTTCGATCTCCATCTGAAGCGAGGAAAGCAGCCAACTGCGGAAGAAATGAGAGCAATGACCCCAGTCCAGCAGAAGCACGAAGAGGAAGTACGACTCACATCAATCGAGCCGGGAATGAATCGTTTCCAGTGGGATTTGCGCTATGCCGAGGCGACGGAGGTAAAGGGTTTCGAGCCACCCGTCGCAGCGGGCGGCTTGGACGATACAGTCAATGGCCCGCTCGTCGTTCCGGGAACGTATACGGTCGCCGTGGATTATGGTGGGAAGCAAAGCAAAGCGAATCTTACCGTGGCTCTCGATCCACGGCTCAAGGCCAGCCCGGATGACCTGGCCGCTCGCCTGGCGCTCCAAATGAAAATTCATGTGGCGCTTGACACCCTCAATCAGAAGATCAATAAAGCCATCGCCGTGCGCGATAAACTTGTCGCCAGCGGCCGCGCCAGTGCAGCGGCGGATCTCGATCGTGAGATAGGCGATCTGGTGCAATTGCAGATCAAGTCCAGCGAAGGCAGCCTGCTTCATGAAACGATGCTTCGCAGCCATCTAGCCTATCTCGCCGCGGATATTGACCTCAGCTACACGCGGCCGACTGCCGCGCAGTATGCGGTCTTCGACCAACTCGATCAGGAAGCGAAGGCTGGCGAGCAAAAACTCGACGCGGCCATCGCCGCGGCCAAATAA